GGCGAGCAGCGCGCGCTGCGCCTGGAACTGAAGCTGCTCGCCGATGTCGGCCTGCTGGGCTTCCCGAACGCGGGCAAGTCGACGCTGATCCGCGCGGTCTCGGCGGCCACGCCGAAGGTGGCGGACTATCCGTTCACCACGCTGTACCCGAACCTCGGCGTGGTCAGCGTGGAGCCGGCGCGGAGTTTCGTGATCGCCGACATCCCGGGCCTGATCGAGGGTGCCGCCGATGGCGCCGGCCTCGGCGCGCTGTTCCTGCGCCACATCCAGCGCACCAGCCTGTTGCTGCACCTGGTCGAAGTGGAGCCGCTCGACGGCTCCGATGCGGTTGCGCAGGTGCGCGCGATCGAGCACGAACTGGCGAAGTTCGATGCCGGCCTGATGGAGAAGCCGCGCTGGCTGCTGCTCAACAAGGCCGACCTGTTGCCGGTCGACGACGCACGCGCTCTGGCCGAGCGCATCGTGTCCGAACTCGGCTGGACCCAGCCCTGGTTCGTGGTCTCGGGCCTCGCGCACACGGGCACCCGCGACGTGATGCTCAAGGTCCAGGCGTTCCTCGACGAACAGGCCCTGCTGGCCGCTGAAGCCGCGGATGCAGCCGATGCCGCCGCTCCGGCAGCCCCGGCAGCCCCGGCCGGGGGCTGAGGTGGGCGGGGTGGAAAGGGCAGGGGCGTTTTTTTGCCACGGATTTGCGCGGATCAGCGCGGATAAAGGGCAACAACCACAACAAAGCCCCGGCCAGTCGCGTGACCTGTCCGCTCGCCTCGGACAGATCCGGGTAAATCCGCGCAAATCCGTGGCCAGGAACGCCTTTGCCCTGGCACCCCGCCCAGCCGACGCAAAAAACCCGGCCGAGGCCGGGTTTTCGGGAAGCGCCGGTACAACGGCCTCAGGCGGCAGCAAGCGCCTTGATGCGGGCGTTGATGCGGCTCTTGTGCCGGGCGGCCTTGTTGCGGTGGATCAGGCCACGCGCGCTGAAGCGATCGAGGATCGGCTGCGCGACGTTGAAGGCCTCGCGGGCGCCGGTTGCATCGTTGGCGTCGAGCGCCTTGAGCACTTTCTTG
This Luteimonas sp. MC1572 DNA region includes the following protein-coding sequences:
- the cgtA gene encoding Obg family GTPase CgtA, whose translation is MKLVDEAEITVTAGNGGNGCVGFRREKYIPLGGPDGGDGGDGGNVWIEATRNLNTLVDFRHQKAFRAQRGEDGMGQQRYGKGGTDTVITVPVGTQVLNIDTDEVIGDLVNDGDRLLVARGGQGGLGNMHFKSSITRAPRRATPGGEGEQRALRLELKLLADVGLLGFPNAGKSTLIRAVSAATPKVADYPFTTLYPNLGVVSVEPARSFVIADIPGLIEGAADGAGLGALFLRHIQRTSLLLHLVEVEPLDGSDAVAQVRAIEHELAKFDAGLMEKPRWLLLNKADLLPVDDARALAERIVSELGWTQPWFVVSGLAHTGTRDVMLKVQAFLDEQALLAAEAADAADAAAPAAPAAPAGG
- the rpsT gene encoding 30S ribosomal protein S20; the protein is MANIKSSKKRAKQAVVRNLRNNSQRSQLRTAVKKVLKALDANDATGAREAFNVAQPILDRFSARGLIHRNKAARHKSRINARIKALAAA